From Candidatus Protochlamydia phocaeensis, one genomic window encodes:
- a CDS encoding leucine-rich repeat domain-containing protein, translating to MCKVILEQNRCLALLPYFSNNYMTAIPSIKELSRNGLASAQITSIVLKAFPHLKRLDLSKTDIRGLDQLDQSQVEELSLAECGHLPVEELAKIKNKFPRLKTLDLSGTPLTSLEGLELEQLEEINLTGCRQLPAAEFNKIKAKFPHLKKITLDSTLISNLDGLALANLKELNLFGCTALFSEEFKKLKDLCPQLISLNIGWTTLASLDGLALPNLKELTLYACSQLVSAEFLNIKDKCPQLKKLDLQGTSINSLQGLPPLLEEVNLSHCTSIPAEAFLELRDRMSHLKKLLLTHTSINSLDGLPSVEELTLDNCSFLSQREFSKIKNFCPCLRSLSVRATKINHLDSWPLLVNLNLRECPYLPEDEFLRIKANYPCLKNLNLASTRIESLDNVPPLEELILEYCGWMPRREYLKIKNLCPTLKILNVKGTQIHSLEGLALPLLEELTLADCKELPSTEFLKLPSKCPRLKKLDVARTEIDSVQGLNLLELEELFLCSYMMPPEEVLKLKENLSLKKIQFENGCYWIKPFSEWIVRR from the coding sequence ATGTGCAAAGTTATCTTAGAACAAAATAGATGTCTGGCACTCTTACCCTATTTTTCCAATAATTACATGACAGCGATTCCTTCTATTAAAGAGCTATCTAGAAACGGGCTTGCATCTGCTCAGATAACTTCCATCGTTTTAAAGGCCTTTCCCCATCTTAAAAGACTAGATTTATCAAAAACAGATATTCGCGGCTTAGATCAACTGGATCAATCTCAAGTAGAGGAATTATCGCTTGCAGAATGCGGGCATTTGCCTGTTGAAGAATTGGCAAAAATTAAAAATAAATTTCCCCGTCTTAAGACACTCGATCTTTCCGGCACCCCATTGACCAGTTTAGAGGGATTGGAACTCGAGCAACTTGAAGAAATCAATCTGACAGGATGCAGGCAGCTTCCCGCGGCAGAATTTAATAAAATTAAGGCTAAATTTCCCCATTTAAAGAAAATCACCCTGGATAGTACGCTTATTTCCAATTTAGATGGCTTGGCATTAGCGAATCTAAAGGAATTAAACTTATTTGGATGCACCGCGCTCTTTTCTGAAGAGTTTAAAAAGCTTAAAGATCTTTGTCCTCAGCTAATTAGTCTGAATATAGGATGGACAACTTTAGCAAGCTTGGACGGCCTTGCGCTCCCCAATCTGAAAGAATTAACTCTGTATGCGTGCAGCCAACTGGTATCCGCAGAATTTCTTAACATTAAGGACAAATGCCCGCAACTGAAAAAACTCGATCTGCAGGGCACATCAATCAACAGTTTACAAGGCTTGCCTCCCCTTCTGGAAGAAGTAAATCTATCTCATTGCACAAGCATTCCAGCTGAAGCCTTTCTGGAACTGAGAGACAGAATGAGTCATTTGAAAAAACTTCTTCTAACCCATACCAGTATTAACAGCTTGGACGGCTTACCTTCAGTAGAAGAATTAACTTTGGATAATTGCTCTTTTCTATCCCAGAGGGAATTTTCCAAAATTAAAAATTTCTGTCCTTGCTTAAGAAGCCTTTCGGTTCGAGCCACAAAAATTAATCATTTAGACTCATGGCCTTTGTTAGTAAACTTAAATCTTCGGGAATGCCCTTATCTACCGGAGGATGAATTTCTCCGTATAAAGGCAAACTATCCTTGTCTTAAAAATCTTAATCTTGCCTCTACCCGAATCGAAAGTTTGGACAACGTGCCTCCACTTGAGGAGTTAATTTTGGAGTACTGCGGCTGGATGCCGAGAAGGGAATATCTCAAAATTAAGAACTTATGCCCAACTCTAAAAATCTTAAACGTCAAAGGAACTCAGATCCACAGCTTAGAAGGATTAGCTCTTCCCCTGCTTGAAGAACTGACCTTGGCGGACTGCAAAGAACTGCCTAGCACAGAATTCCTCAAACTTCCAAGCAAATGTCCGCGTCTTAAAAAGCTCGATGTTGCTAGGACTGAAATTGATAGCGTACAAGGATTAAATCTTCTTGAGCTTGAGGAATTATTTCTTTGTAGTTACATGATGCCCCCAGAAGAGGTGCTTAAACTTAAAGAGAATCTTTCGCTTAAAAAAATCCAATTTGAAAATGGTTGTTATTGGATTAAGCCTTTTTCTGAATGGATCGTAAGAAGATAA
- the sthA gene encoding Si-specific NAD(P)(+) transhydrogenase, which yields MEDITTDIVVIGSGPAGQKAAIQAAKLGKQVIVIERESEPGGACLFSGTIPSKTFREAVVDLTRFYDRHFEGKEYVLPEVTIDELNSRLQSVVNEEKNIIVRQFKKNGIRLLQGSARFENQHTLIVVDNDYRLKYQIKASVFIIATGSNPRSPKDVPFDQQVILDSTTLLGIGKVPKSMIVLGGGIIGSEYASYFAALGTEVTVIDRKEHMLPLLDAEIGIHLQTALTDIGLKFLGKKEPVEIARKNDRAFVKFKDGSSLEADVLLYALGRTANVEALHIENTGITVDAKGYIPVNALFQTVVPHIYAIGDVIGGPCLASTSMEQGRLAARHACGAQTHHFPTFYPIGIYTIPEISSCGYTEEELKAWGFHYEVGRAHYYEIARSHIAGSNTGLFKILFHAETLEILGIHVIGRNATEVIHIGQLAISFHAHLDYFIDHVFNYPTYAEGYRVAALNGINKIRFKK from the coding sequence ATGGAAGACATTACAACGGATATTGTGGTCATTGGCTCTGGACCAGCAGGACAAAAGGCAGCGATACAAGCCGCTAAACTAGGGAAACAGGTTATTGTAATTGAAAGGGAATCAGAGCCGGGTGGAGCTTGCCTTTTCTCAGGAACTATTCCTTCTAAGACCTTTAGAGAAGCTGTAGTTGATCTGACCCGCTTTTACGATAGGCATTTTGAAGGCAAGGAATATGTGCTGCCAGAAGTGACGATTGACGAGTTAAATTCTCGCCTGCAATCCGTTGTCAACGAAGAAAAAAATATCATTGTGCGTCAGTTTAAGAAGAACGGAATCCGCCTTTTACAGGGATCCGCCCGCTTCGAAAACCAGCATACATTAATTGTTGTCGATAACGATTACCGTTTAAAATATCAAATCAAGGCCAGCGTCTTTATTATTGCCACAGGATCCAATCCACGCAGTCCAAAAGATGTGCCTTTTGATCAGCAGGTTATCTTAGATTCAACGACTTTATTGGGAATCGGCAAAGTCCCAAAAAGCATGATTGTTTTAGGGGGCGGCATTATTGGATCTGAATACGCGAGCTATTTTGCCGCCTTGGGAACGGAAGTAACGGTTATCGACCGCAAAGAGCACATGCTTCCTCTATTAGATGCGGAAATCGGTATTCACCTGCAAACGGCCTTGACGGACATTGGATTAAAATTTTTGGGTAAAAAAGAACCCGTGGAAATAGCCCGTAAAAATGATAGAGCGTTTGTCAAATTTAAAGACGGCTCTTCTCTAGAAGCAGATGTGTTATTATATGCCTTAGGTAGAACGGCTAATGTAGAAGCCTTGCATATCGAAAATACGGGAATTACGGTAGATGCCAAGGGATATATTCCTGTCAATGCCTTATTTCAAACTGTTGTGCCGCATATTTATGCGATTGGTGATGTGATTGGCGGGCCTTGCTTGGCCTCAACCAGCATGGAGCAGGGACGATTAGCTGCACGTCATGCCTGTGGAGCCCAAACCCATCATTTTCCAACCTTTTATCCCATTGGAATTTATACAATTCCAGAAATTTCAAGCTGCGGTTATACAGAAGAAGAATTGAAAGCTTGGGGATTTCACTATGAAGTGGGAAGAGCGCATTATTATGAAATTGCGAGAAGCCATATTGCCGGCAGTAATACAGGCTTATTTAAAATTCTCTTTCATGCCGAAACCCTTGAAATTTTGGGCATTCACGTCATTGGAAGAAATGCAACGGAAGTCATTCACATTGGTCAGCTAGCCATTAGCTTCCATGCTCATTTGGATTATTTTATTGATCACGTCTTTAACTATCCCACTTATGCGGAGGGATATCGAGTGGCAGCTTTGAATGGGATCAATAAAATCCGTTTTAAAAAATAA
- the rpmB gene encoding 50S ribosomal protein L28 — MSKVCQVTGKKPARGYKYAIRGIAKKKKGIGLKVTGKTKRRFQPNLTKKRIWFAEENRFVTLRLATSALRTIDRLGVATVIREMRARGEQV, encoded by the coding sequence ATGTCAAAAGTATGTCAAGTTACAGGTAAAAAGCCAGCCCGTGGCTATAAGTATGCCATTCGTGGTATTGCTAAGAAGAAAAAGGGAATTGGTCTTAAAGTGACTGGGAAAACAAAGCGCCGCTTTCAACCCAATTTAACAAAGAAAAGAATTTGGTTTGCCGAAGAAAATCGCTTTGTGACTCTTCGTCTTGCTACATCTGCTTTAAGAACAATTGACCGCTTAGGTGTTGCTACCGTCATCCGTGAAATGCGTGCACGCGGCGAGCAAGTCTAA
- the metG gene encoding methionine--tRNA ligase, producing MTEKILITSALPYANGPLHFGHIAGAYLPADCYARFQRLMGNDVLYICGSDEYGVAITLSADLAGRTPKEHVDIFHQINKDFFKKLHISFDHYSRTTWEGHVEPTHQFFKDLLANGFIEERTTDQLYSEADQRFLADRYVVGTCPRCGFENARGDECPRCGASYEATELKNPRSKLTQAPLVRRPTKHWFLLLDKFKERLKDWLSTKNWKPNVINFVKGYIDNLHARAITRDSAWGIPVPLPGAQGKVLYVWFDAPIGYISATKEWAQTIDQPDRWKDYWLDEKTKLVNFIGKDNIPFHASIFPAMVMGQNQPYKLVDELPANEFYNLEGRQFSKSDGWYIDLEDFFKHFTSDQIRYAIASNAPETSDSEFTWKDFQLRCNSDLVGKYGNLANRILIFIRNHGNGRIPSLGKLETVDLEFLRQIQELIDQAAVAYGQFKVRRASQIVMELAQLGNVYFDNKRPWQDAKQEDTRERMRTTLACCAECLKALALISFPIVPTAASQLWRLLGYKDELERTNWNFVKTEAIPEGQEILPPVILFQKVEDDLIEQKIQQLHQLSQANKPVPKQAVEPLKPQIDVEDFRKLDLRVGMILKAEPVPKSKKLIQLTVDIGVEQRTVVAGVGEFYKPEALVGRRIVVVANLKPATLMGIKSEGMLLAAKQEGALEVLFIEGINPGGIVS from the coding sequence ATGACCGAAAAAATTCTTATCACTTCAGCGCTTCCTTATGCCAACGGCCCCCTTCATTTTGGCCATATTGCAGGAGCTTATTTGCCGGCCGATTGCTACGCCCGTTTCCAGCGATTGATGGGCAATGATGTCTTGTATATTTGCGGATCGGATGAATATGGCGTTGCCATCACTTTGAGTGCAGATCTTGCGGGAAGAACGCCAAAAGAGCACGTGGATATCTTTCATCAAATCAATAAGGATTTCTTTAAAAAACTTCACATTTCTTTTGATCATTATTCGCGGACGACATGGGAAGGGCACGTTGAGCCTACGCATCAATTTTTTAAGGATTTACTGGCTAACGGATTTATTGAAGAGCGCACGACAGATCAGCTCTATTCTGAAGCAGACCAAAGGTTCTTAGCCGATCGCTATGTGGTGGGGACATGTCCGCGCTGTGGTTTTGAGAATGCAAGGGGGGATGAGTGTCCTCGCTGCGGAGCTAGCTATGAAGCGACGGAGCTTAAAAATCCTCGCTCCAAACTGACTCAGGCTCCTCTAGTGCGTCGCCCGACTAAGCATTGGTTCCTTTTACTAGATAAGTTTAAGGAGCGCTTGAAAGACTGGTTGTCGACTAAAAATTGGAAACCCAATGTCATTAACTTTGTGAAGGGCTATATTGATAATCTGCATGCCCGCGCTATCACGCGCGACTCTGCTTGGGGGATTCCCGTGCCGCTTCCGGGTGCCCAAGGCAAAGTTTTATACGTCTGGTTTGATGCTCCGATTGGCTACATATCGGCTACAAAAGAGTGGGCCCAAACAATTGACCAACCGGATAGATGGAAAGACTATTGGCTTGATGAGAAAACCAAGCTTGTGAATTTTATCGGCAAAGATAACATTCCTTTCCACGCTTCAATTTTTCCTGCCATGGTGATGGGGCAGAATCAACCCTATAAATTAGTGGATGAGCTTCCGGCTAATGAATTTTATAATCTAGAGGGGAGGCAATTCAGCAAATCGGATGGATGGTACATTGATCTGGAAGATTTCTTTAAGCACTTTACAAGCGATCAAATTCGCTATGCCATTGCCTCCAATGCGCCGGAGACTTCAGATAGCGAATTTACCTGGAAAGACTTCCAGCTGCGCTGCAATAGCGATTTAGTCGGTAAATATGGCAACTTGGCCAATCGCATTTTGATTTTTATTCGCAATCACGGCAATGGCCGCATTCCGTCTCTGGGAAAGCTAGAAACAGTGGATTTGGAATTCTTGCGCCAAATTCAAGAGTTAATCGATCAAGCTGCTGTTGCGTATGGACAATTTAAGGTGCGCCGCGCAAGCCAAATTGTCATGGAGCTAGCGCAATTGGGAAATGTTTATTTTGATAACAAACGGCCTTGGCAAGATGCTAAACAGGAAGACACGCGAGAGCGTATGCGAACGACGCTGGCCTGCTGTGCGGAATGCTTGAAGGCTTTGGCTTTGATCTCCTTCCCGATTGTTCCGACGGCCGCTAGCCAGCTTTGGCGCCTGCTCGGTTATAAAGACGAGCTGGAGCGTACGAATTGGAATTTTGTAAAAACGGAAGCGATTCCGGAAGGGCAAGAAATTCTCCCTCCTGTCATTCTTTTCCAGAAGGTAGAGGATGACCTTATTGAACAAAAAATTCAGCAGCTTCATCAGCTGTCTCAGGCTAATAAGCCGGTTCCTAAGCAGGCTGTAGAACCTTTAAAACCGCAGATCGATGTTGAGGATTTTCGTAAATTAGATCTGCGTGTGGGAATGATTCTCAAAGCCGAGCCCGTGCCTAAAAGTAAAAAGCTGATTCAACTGACAGTTGACATCGGAGTTGAGCAGCGGACTGTCGTTGCCGGTGTAGGGGAGTTCTATAAACCAGAAGCTCTAGTGGGGCGCCGCATTGTTGTAGTAGCCAATCTTAAGCCAGCCACCTTAATGGGCATTAAAAGTGAAGGGATGCTGCTTGCGGCTAAACAAGAGGGGGCGCTAGAGGTTTTATTTATCGAAGGAATTAATCCTGGCGGAATTGTCAGCTAA
- the gmk gene encoding guanylate kinase, with product MTSLLGNLSEGLAFIVSAPAGTGKTTLVQMLVEEFPSVIASISYTTRLPRTGEVPGKHYHFISESEFEAKIAAADFLEYVKLYGTYYGTSRQWIQEQQRQGKHVVLVIDTQGALQLKGNFPGVFIFIRPPSLEVLRERLEGRKTETPELIEKRLGWAQAELNAVQYYDYQIVNDELATAYQVLRSIVIAECHRVSAKEAEA from the coding sequence ATGACTTCTTTATTGGGAAATCTCTCTGAAGGCTTAGCTTTTATTGTGAGTGCTCCGGCAGGAACTGGTAAGACAACGTTGGTGCAGATGTTGGTAGAGGAATTTCCTTCTGTTATTGCCAGCATTTCTTATACGACGCGCTTGCCAAGGACGGGCGAGGTGCCGGGTAAGCATTATCATTTTATTTCGGAATCCGAATTTGAAGCAAAAATTGCTGCTGCAGATTTTTTGGAATATGTTAAGCTATATGGCACTTATTATGGCACTTCTCGCCAATGGATCCAAGAGCAGCAGCGACAGGGCAAACATGTCGTTTTGGTCATAGATACGCAAGGGGCTCTTCAATTAAAAGGGAATTTCCCGGGAGTTTTTATTTTCATTCGCCCCCCTTCTTTGGAAGTGTTAAGAGAGAGATTGGAAGGGCGCAAGACAGAAACTCCAGAATTGATCGAGAAACGCCTTGGTTGGGCCCAGGCAGAATTAAATGCGGTTCAATATTATGATTATCAGATAGTCAATGATGAGCTGGCTACGGCTTATCAAGTTTTGCGCAGCATTGTCATTGCCGAGTGCCATCGAGTGTCTGCAAAAGAAGCTGAGGCCTAG
- a CDS encoding YicC/YloC family endoribonuclease — MTAYGRASLNTDVGHFTVEIQSVNRKFLEVNVVLPRELSHFDIEIKKWLLPFASRGQITVKVTASFDGQAPFVVVPNLALAKQMKQAWDQIAHHLQVGDSKFELSLLAQADDILRFEENREEEESYRHALKHAFDQALKGFLHMKTQEGTLLQVDILNRIEKIRHWMVDIEGRAPYATKKYREKLMSRLEELLPGHVENEDRILREIALFAEKIDITEEITRFYCHLLRFEELSQSSSMGGGKTLEFILQELNREVNTIGNKSSDLEIARQVIDIKSELERIREQIQNIE, encoded by the coding sequence ATGACTGCCTATGGCCGCGCAAGCTTGAATACGGATGTAGGGCATTTTACGGTAGAGATTCAATCGGTAAATCGCAAGTTCTTAGAAGTCAATGTCGTTCTTCCAAGAGAATTAAGCCATTTTGATATTGAAATAAAAAAATGGCTGCTTCCGTTTGCTTCTAGGGGACAAATTACTGTCAAAGTAACGGCTTCTTTTGATGGTCAAGCGCCTTTTGTCGTGGTTCCTAATCTAGCTTTAGCTAAGCAGATGAAGCAGGCATGGGATCAAATTGCCCACCATTTGCAGGTAGGGGATAGCAAGTTTGAATTAAGTCTATTAGCTCAAGCGGATGATATCTTGCGTTTTGAAGAAAATAGGGAAGAAGAAGAGTCTTATCGGCATGCGCTTAAGCATGCTTTTGACCAAGCATTAAAGGGCTTTTTGCATATGAAAACGCAAGAAGGGACTTTGCTTCAAGTCGATATTCTAAATCGTATTGAAAAGATCCGGCATTGGATGGTAGATATTGAAGGGCGAGCTCCTTATGCGACAAAAAAATATAGAGAAAAGCTGATGTCGCGGCTTGAAGAGCTGTTGCCCGGGCATGTTGAAAATGAAGATAGAATTTTGCGAGAAATTGCGCTATTTGCCGAAAAAATCGATATCACCGAAGAAATTACGCGTTTTTATTGCCACCTGCTCCGTTTTGAAGAACTTTCTCAATCCTCTAGCATGGGAGGGGGGAAAACTCTGGAATTTATTCTCCAAGAGCTTAATCGCGAAGTGAATACAATTGGGAATAAGTCGTCAGATCTAGAGATTGCTAGGCAGGTCATTGATATTAAGAGCGAGCTTGAGCGTATCCGCGAACAAATTCAAAATATTGAGTAA
- a CDS encoding BON domain-containing protein, producing MKTFKALILASSLSFASLAFAQNYQYEPYSYGNNANYPSQGYGYSQPYQSYGQPGQPYGQQGGYGQGQYGYGQGQYQNRGYGQGYSNQRGPNDQRGPNDQSSGWSSWFGGDKGPNVPDEAITSRVIQNLRSTPYFSNSAKNIQVTTKDGKVTLKGKAANSNEKNQIEYMVKNVEGVKSVSDDVETEK from the coding sequence ATGAAAACTTTTAAAGCGCTGATCTTAGCTTCAAGTTTAAGCTTTGCTTCATTAGCATTTGCGCAAAATTATCAATATGAACCTTATTCCTATGGCAATAACGCCAATTATCCTTCGCAAGGATATGGATATTCTCAACCTTATCAATCTTATGGCCAGCCGGGACAGCCTTATGGTCAGCAGGGGGGATATGGTCAAGGCCAATATGGTTACGGCCAAGGCCAATACCAAAACAGAGGGTATGGACAGGGGTATTCTAATCAAAGAGGTCCCAACGATCAGAGAGGTCCTAATGATCAGAGCAGTGGCTGGTCAAGCTGGTTTGGCGGCGATAAAGGGCCCAATGTGCCTGATGAAGCCATCACATCGCGCGTTATTCAAAATTTAAGAAGCACGCCTTATTTTTCCAATTCTGCTAAGAATATTCAAGTCACCACAAAAGATGGAAAAGTTACTCTTAAAGGAAAAGCTGCAAATAGCAACGAGAAAAATCAAATTGAATACATGGTTAAAAACGTAGAAGGCGTGAAAAGCGTAAGCGATGATGTAGAAACTGAAAAATAA